Proteins from a genomic interval of Gordonia sp. SL306:
- a CDS encoding polysaccharide biosynthesis protein: MVERTDRGALAGALGWVAAGSMVANVCAYLIHLTASRWWLSTAEYGEFAVGLSAMLVLGVAALALQAVVARAVVQHADPARIRRVSLMTVGVVIVLVGAAAPLMAWFASMGVDAALAALSAAPMLAVIGAAQGVLQGRGQFRLLGWVLAAVGVLRTVPVIAVLAAGAGPTGALAAGALGAAVGAVLVAWAVRSTGQVRPTVSPSVPGGLDLLDVVRASGVQLVLIVAASVDLLLSRTVLSADDAGIYALGAIATKVAFWLPQAVGVVFYPRLADPAISRRSLAHAVMVVAGIGVVLTAGAAVAGPLVPVVVRPEYQPLVGVLWLFAYTGSMLAVLQVALLSAIARQATAISLVTWVSVGAEVVVILTVVHGIVALAVTAAVTATVAAVTTTLVGLRPGQHSGAIGAAAMRD, translated from the coding sequence ATGGTGGAGCGAACCGACCGCGGCGCGCTGGCCGGTGCCCTCGGCTGGGTGGCCGCAGGATCGATGGTCGCGAACGTCTGTGCCTACCTGATCCACCTCACCGCGAGCCGGTGGTGGCTGAGCACCGCCGAGTACGGGGAGTTCGCGGTCGGGCTCTCGGCGATGCTGGTGCTCGGGGTGGCGGCCCTGGCCTTGCAGGCCGTGGTCGCCCGGGCCGTCGTGCAGCACGCCGATCCGGCCCGGATCCGCCGCGTCTCCCTGATGACCGTCGGTGTGGTGATCGTGCTGGTCGGTGCGGCCGCCCCGCTGATGGCCTGGTTCGCCTCGATGGGGGTGGATGCGGCGCTGGCCGCCCTTTCCGCGGCGCCGATGCTGGCCGTGATCGGGGCAGCCCAGGGAGTGCTACAGGGGCGGGGACAGTTCCGGCTGCTCGGCTGGGTGCTCGCCGCGGTCGGGGTCCTGCGCACGGTGCCGGTGATCGCGGTGCTCGCCGCCGGTGCCGGACCGACCGGTGCGCTGGCGGCCGGTGCGCTCGGCGCCGCGGTCGGTGCCGTCCTGGTGGCCTGGGCGGTGCGGTCGACGGGCCAGGTGCGACCGACGGTGAGTCCGTCGGTCCCGGGCGGGCTCGATCTGCTCGACGTGGTCCGGGCCTCGGGGGTGCAACTGGTACTGATCGTCGCGGCGTCGGTCGATCTGCTCCTCTCCCGCACGGTGTTGTCGGCCGACGACGCGGGGATCTATGCCCTGGGAGCGATCGCCACCAAGGTGGCGTTCTGGCTGCCACAGGCCGTCGGCGTCGTCTTCTATCCGCGGCTGGCCGATCCCGCGATCTCCCGACGATCACTGGCCCACGCGGTGATGGTGGTGGCGGGGATCGGCGTGGTCCTCACCGCCGGGGCAGCGGTCGCCGGCCCGTTGGTCCCCGTCGTCGTCCGGCCCGAATATCAGCCGCTGGTCGGCGTGCTGTGGCTGTTCGCCTACACGGGCTCGATGCTCGCCGTGCTCCAGGTCGCGTTGTTGTCGGCGATCGCCCGGCAGGCCACCGCGATCTCGCTGGTGACCTGGGTGTCGGTGGGGGCAGAGGTCGTGGTGATCCTGACCGTCGTGCACGGCATCGTGGCGCTGGCGGTGACCGCGGCAGTCACCGCGACGGTCGCGGCGGTCACGACGACACTGGTGGGTCTGCGTCCGGGGCAGCACTCGGGCGCCATCGGCGCGGCCGCCATGCGGGATTGA
- a CDS encoding DUF3068 domain-containing protein — MGPVLIFVGGFLLAAAIALPTLFVDNLRTIPLSTDVTTVAPATSPARVLDRCSLASPTARVVDADLTRQQRFVAVRPADADRVTLQAGTSVRAEHLTIDGREVDPEAPRAGSDAKPAAGASSCTDPIMGAVRDRITLDRVTALPDLTAAAGQQGSSEIQYDNNSAPVRVPDRDGYTYLMPFGVSTADHTFFDVTTRRTVPLRYTGDTTVAGRDVARFVAVVPDTDLHQIENGDARSTPPTIITRPAGWFGVPGVDPARSVSATLHHSGRWELAVDTTTGTIVDAHIAVDESYRFIDTALPDRRLTNMSATFAYDDRTQRRLTEHATALAAPITVWGRVVPLFAAVVGVATIIAGLAVINPAWRPRRWRPSAAPDADPPVSS, encoded by the coding sequence GTGGGACCGGTGCTGATCTTCGTCGGCGGATTCCTGCTGGCGGCCGCCATCGCGCTCCCGACGCTCTTTGTCGACAACCTGCGCACCATCCCGCTCAGCACCGACGTCACGACCGTCGCACCGGCCACCTCACCGGCGCGGGTCCTGGACCGGTGTTCGCTGGCCTCCCCGACGGCCCGCGTGGTCGACGCCGACCTGACCCGGCAGCAACGCTTCGTGGCGGTGCGCCCCGCCGACGCGGACCGGGTGACGCTGCAGGCCGGGACGTCGGTGCGGGCCGAACACCTGACGATCGACGGCCGTGAGGTCGATCCCGAGGCCCCGCGTGCGGGCAGCGACGCCAAACCGGCGGCGGGCGCGTCGTCGTGCACCGATCCGATCATGGGTGCCGTACGCGACCGCATCACCCTCGATCGGGTCACCGCGCTCCCGGATCTGACTGCCGCCGCCGGCCAGCAGGGCAGCTCGGAGATCCAGTACGACAACAACTCGGCACCCGTCCGCGTTCCCGACCGCGACGGCTACACGTACCTGATGCCGTTCGGGGTGTCGACCGCCGACCACACCTTCTTCGACGTGACGACCCGGCGCACCGTGCCCCTGCGCTACACCGGGGACACCACGGTCGCGGGCCGCGACGTCGCGCGGTTCGTCGCCGTGGTCCCCGACACCGACCTCCACCAGATCGAGAACGGGGACGCCCGGAGCACCCCGCCGACCATCATCACGCGCCCGGCCGGGTGGTTCGGCGTCCCGGGCGTCGATCCCGCCCGCAGCGTGAGTGCGACCCTGCACCACAGCGGCCGCTGGGAGCTCGCGGTCGACACCACCACGGGCACCATCGTCGACGCGCACATCGCCGTCGACGAGAGCTACCGGTTCATCGACACCGCACTGCCCGACCGGCGGCTCACCAACATGTCCGCGACCTTCGCCTACGACGACCGGACCCAACGCAGGCTCACCGAGCACGCCACCGCACTCGCCGCACCGATCACCGTCTGGGGCCGGGTCGTCCCGCTGTTCGCCGCGGTCGTCGGTGTCGCGACGATCATCGCCGGTCTGGCCGTCATCAATCCCGCATGGCGGCCGCGCCGATGGCGCCCGAGTGCTGCCCCGGACGCAGACCCACCAGTGTCGTCGTGA
- a CDS encoding DUF3367 domain-containing protein produces MSKRGVAVATVCALVVSFLQSPGRIAADTKLDLTADPIGFLSRAAHLWTPNAPMGQVQNQAYGYFFPHGAFFALGDLVHIPPWIVQRTWWALLLVIGFVGIVRLAEALRVGSPGSRVIAGLIFVLSPRVLTTIGSISSETLPMVLAPWVLVPLVRVLHRARGPLWRPALQSAAAVALMGAVNAVATLAALGVGVVWWLLHAPALSSVAPGRWWRFGAWWALGMAMACAWWVVPLLILSRVSPPFLDFIESSRVTTEWTSLTEVLRGTSSWTPFVSPERVAGAVLVDQPAAVLATGVLAAAGLVGLCMRHMPFRGRLVTVLVIGLLLMCLGFAGELGSPIAEPVRVFLDGAGAPLRNIHKFEPFIRIPLVLGTAHLLARVPLPGTASLREMSAAFAHPQRSRPVAAAIVVAVAAIGAGSLIWTGQLAPAGTYRAIPDHWSAASKWLSAHGSPPGSTAPVRSLVVPGAPFADQLWGLTRDEPMQPLAEDPWAVRDAIPLTPPGAIRALDSVQRDIADGRGSPGLAATLAQQGIGYVVLRADLDPDTSRSARPLVAQQAVDNSPGLDRVATFGADVGQPSVPGVVRDNGLRPLLPAIQIYAVHSPTGFPGTGPVLVDADATPRVAGGPEALAAVQEQRARTGLPPLGPAVLDADARRAGLADGRGVLLTDTPTDRETDFGRVDDHSSAIRADGDSRRTQNAAPDYPVAGQPLVEGQWLLNNQPGQVRVSTSGSASDATQLGQTSPANSPASAFDGDPDTAWVSSGLDSAVGRWMRLDFTEPRSDLAVNITTSKALGSDVSGILVSTEAGSSVTQGVEPGKPVTVTAPSGPTRWMQIRAISTADGRGGNQFAIGELSLADLSSHTPLTIRHRVVLPPPPAGTRVSGWLLGEELGGRSACVADGDSQRCAPGLGLNPETPGIFTRSLSVPAPTEVDPSVVLRPKSGDALRGLISAPGQITADGPTGVDDPRGNAGAAVDGDVGTTWTAPETSSGSSTDRASGDKKRSDKPELVIRLPHAQRVDRLRIVAPERYPAAPRRVSIDLGTGPQVRDVGRDGVVELDPTVTDRIDLTVTKTADLIDVNNLGFARPAPAGISEVQISPAPQAPPTDDRVVEIGCDAGIGLTVSGQVIGMSVRTTAAALRAGEPVVARPCSPATLKLGGGEQELSVNPGSAFTVDQVALPVHGAADDSGSSPVVPKVTDWSSTHRTVQVESGARQRVLVVPESTNDGWQASLDGRSLKPVVMNGWQQGWLVPPGAAGTVTLTYRFDSLYRWSLGVGLALVALLLALAWWPRRGVESPDDHPADRATPAWVTATAVVSWLGASWLLTGWWGLAVSVLVGGVSLWLRPRIGVTAVFAAMLLATLGLASGPWHATGGYHGFDWWVQLPALIAVSLTVWLVTLDGESVRTRLLSRLRSHRRAGSSTKA; encoded by the coding sequence CTGTCGAAGCGCGGCGTCGCCGTCGCCACGGTCTGCGCGCTCGTCGTCTCGTTCCTGCAGTCTCCCGGGCGGATCGCCGCCGACACCAAGCTCGATCTCACCGCCGATCCGATCGGCTTCCTGAGCCGCGCCGCGCATCTGTGGACCCCCAATGCGCCGATGGGTCAGGTGCAGAACCAGGCTTACGGCTACTTCTTTCCGCACGGCGCCTTCTTCGCGCTCGGCGACCTCGTCCACATCCCGCCCTGGATCGTCCAGCGCACGTGGTGGGCGCTGCTCCTCGTCATCGGCTTCGTCGGCATCGTGCGCCTCGCCGAGGCGCTCCGCGTGGGCTCGCCGGGATCGCGGGTGATCGCCGGACTCATCTTCGTGCTGAGCCCTCGCGTCCTCACCACCATCGGCTCGATCTCGTCGGAGACGCTGCCGATGGTCTTGGCTCCGTGGGTGCTGGTGCCCCTGGTCCGCGTCCTGCACCGCGCCCGCGGACCGCTCTGGCGGCCTGCATTGCAGTCGGCTGCGGCGGTCGCGCTGATGGGCGCCGTCAACGCGGTGGCGACACTCGCCGCGCTCGGCGTCGGCGTCGTGTGGTGGCTGCTGCACGCGCCCGCCCTCAGCTCTGTCGCCCCGGGGCGCTGGTGGCGGTTCGGGGCGTGGTGGGCCCTCGGAATGGCCATGGCGTGCGCCTGGTGGGTGGTGCCGCTGCTCATCCTGTCGCGGGTGAGCCCGCCGTTCCTCGACTTCATCGAGTCGTCGCGGGTCACCACCGAGTGGACCTCCCTCACCGAGGTGTTGCGGGGCACCAGTTCGTGGACCCCGTTCGTGTCGCCGGAACGCGTCGCAGGCGCGGTGCTGGTGGACCAGCCGGCCGCCGTGCTGGCGACCGGCGTACTCGCCGCCGCCGGTCTCGTCGGATTGTGTATGCGGCACATGCCGTTCCGCGGGCGCCTGGTCACCGTGCTGGTGATCGGCCTGCTGCTGATGTGCCTTGGATTCGCCGGCGAGCTCGGTTCGCCGATCGCCGAACCGGTCCGCGTGTTCCTCGACGGTGCAGGCGCGCCATTGCGCAACATCCACAAGTTCGAACCCTTCATCCGTATCCCGCTGGTCCTGGGCACCGCGCACCTGCTCGCCCGCGTACCGCTGCCCGGCACGGCCTCCCTGCGAGAGATGTCGGCGGCCTTCGCCCACCCGCAGCGTTCCCGTCCGGTGGCCGCCGCGATCGTCGTGGCGGTTGCCGCCATCGGCGCGGGCTCGTTGATCTGGACCGGACAACTGGCGCCTGCCGGCACCTACCGCGCGATCCCCGATCACTGGTCGGCTGCGTCGAAATGGCTGTCCGCACACGGCAGCCCACCGGGTAGTACCGCACCGGTCCGCAGCCTCGTGGTCCCCGGCGCGCCGTTCGCCGACCAACTCTGGGGCCTCACCCGCGACGAACCGATGCAACCCCTCGCCGAGGACCCGTGGGCGGTGCGCGACGCGATCCCACTCACCCCGCCGGGCGCGATCCGGGCCCTCGACTCCGTACAGCGCGACATCGCCGACGGCCGGGGCTCCCCTGGCCTCGCCGCCACCCTCGCCCAACAGGGCATCGGATATGTGGTGCTGCGTGCCGATCTCGATCCGGACACGTCCCGATCCGCACGACCGCTCGTCGCCCAGCAGGCCGTCGACAACTCGCCCGGGCTGGACCGGGTAGCGACCTTCGGCGCCGACGTGGGCCAGCCGAGCGTGCCGGGGGTGGTGCGCGACAACGGTTTACGGCCGCTCCTGCCGGCGATCCAGATCTACGCGGTGCACAGCCCGACAGGATTCCCCGGTACCGGTCCCGTCCTCGTCGACGCCGACGCGACGCCGCGGGTGGCCGGTGGACCGGAAGCACTTGCCGCCGTGCAGGAACAGCGCGCCCGCACGGGACTCCCACCACTGGGTCCGGCAGTCCTCGACGCCGACGCGCGCCGGGCGGGCCTCGCCGACGGCCGCGGCGTCCTGCTCACCGACACCCCGACCGACCGGGAAACCGACTTCGGCCGGGTCGACGACCACAGCTCGGCGATCCGCGCCGACGGGGATTCGCGACGCACCCAGAATGCGGCACCCGACTACCCGGTCGCCGGTCAACCCCTCGTCGAGGGCCAGTGGCTCCTGAACAACCAGCCGGGACAGGTCCGGGTGTCGACGTCCGGGTCAGCCTCGGATGCAACACAATTGGGACAGACGTCGCCGGCCAACTCGCCGGCCTCGGCATTCGACGGCGATCCGGACACGGCCTGGGTGAGCAGCGGCCTCGACTCGGCCGTCGGCCGCTGGATGCGACTGGACTTCACCGAGCCGCGCTCCGACCTCGCGGTGAACATCACGACGAGCAAGGCCCTCGGCTCCGACGTCAGCGGCATCCTGGTGTCCACCGAGGCAGGCAGTTCCGTCACGCAGGGCGTCGAGCCCGGCAAGCCGGTCACCGTGACGGCGCCGAGCGGTCCCACCCGATGGATGCAGATCCGGGCGATCAGCACCGCAGATGGCCGGGGCGGCAACCAGTTCGCCATCGGCGAGCTGTCGCTGGCCGATCTGTCGAGCCACACGCCACTCACCATCCGGCATCGTGTGGTGCTGCCACCGCCACCCGCCGGGACCAGGGTGTCGGGGTGGCTGCTCGGTGAAGAACTCGGTGGCCGGTCGGCGTGTGTGGCCGACGGCGACTCGCAGCGATGCGCTCCCGGTCTCGGTCTGAACCCGGAGACGCCGGGGATCTTCACCCGCTCGTTGTCGGTGCCCGCCCCGACCGAGGTCGACCCGAGTGTGGTGCTACGCCCGAAATCCGGGGACGCGTTGCGCGGTCTGATCTCCGCACCCGGGCAGATCACCGCAGACGGACCGACCGGGGTCGACGACCCGCGCGGCAATGCAGGCGCCGCGGTCGACGGCGACGTCGGCACCACGTGGACCGCACCGGAAACGTCCTCCGGCTCCTCGACGGACCGGGCCTCCGGGGACAAGAAGCGCAGCGACAAACCGGAATTGGTGATCCGCCTCCCGCACGCGCAGCGCGTCGACCGGCTGCGCATCGTCGCGCCGGAGCGCTATCCCGCGGCCCCGCGGCGGGTGAGCATCGACCTCGGCACCGGGCCCCAGGTCCGCGACGTCGGGCGGGACGGTGTGGTCGAGCTGGACCCGACGGTCACCGACCGCATCGACCTCACGGTGACCAAGACCGCCGACCTCATCGACGTCAACAATCTGGGGTTCGCCCGGCCGGCACCGGCGGGGATCAGCGAGGTGCAGATCAGCCCGGCACCGCAGGCACCGCCCACCGACGATCGGGTCGTCGAGATCGGTTGTGACGCAGGCATCGGTCTCACCGTCTCGGGACAGGTGATCGGGATGTCGGTGCGCACCACGGCGGCGGCGCTGCGGGCCGGTGAACCGGTGGTCGCGCGGCCGTGCTCGCCCGCAACGCTGAAACTCGGCGGCGGCGAGCAGGAGTTGTCGGTCAACCCGGGGTCGGCGTTCACCGTCGACCAGGTGGCCCTACCGGTCCACGGCGCGGCCGACGACAGCGGGTCGTCGCCGGTGGTCCCGAAGGTCACCGACTGGTCGTCGACGCACCGCACCGTGCAGGTGGAATCCGGTGCACGCCAGCGTGTCCTGGTCGTGCCAGAGAGCACCAACGACGGATGGCAGGCGAGTCTCGACGGCCGGTCGCTGAAGCCCGTCGTGATGAACGGCTGGCAGCAGGGCTGGCTGGTCCCGCCCGGCGCGGCGGGCACCGTCACGCTGACGTATCGCTTCGACTCGCTCTACCGGTGGTCGCTCGGGGTCGGGCTGGCGCTGGTCGCGCTCCTCCTCGCGCTCGCCTGGTGGCCACGCCGCGGCGTCGAGTCGCCGGACGACCACCCGGCGGACCGAGCGACCCCGGCGTGGGTCACCGCGACCGCGGTCGTGTCGTGGCTGGGCGCCTCCTGGCTCCTCACCGGCTGGTGGGGTCTGGCGGTATCGGTCCTGGTGGGCGGCGTCTCCCTGTGGTTGCGCCCGCGGATCGGTGTCACGGCGGTGTTCGCCGCCATGCTGCTCGCGACCCTGGGCCTGGCGAGCGGGCCATGGCACGCGACGGGCGGCTACCACGGCTTCGACTGGTGGGTTCAGCTTCCGGCGTTGATCGCGGTGTCGCTGACGGTCTGGTTGGTCACGCTCGATGGTGAATCCGTGCGGACGCGTCTTCTCTCGCGGCTGCGGAGCCATCGGCGCGCCGGTTCTTCGACGAAGGCATAG
- a CDS encoding DUF2613 domain-containing protein, whose protein sequence is MTNNRLVAGAVAGVAGILVGLGAVFLGGFLSTETSPSTDVNSVNPNSGFVQGSVDYGTRGDAGADN, encoded by the coding sequence ATGACCAACAACCGCCTCGTCGCCGGAGCCGTGGCCGGAGTCGCCGGCATCCTGGTGGGACTCGGCGCCGTGTTCCTCGGTGGGTTCCTGTCCACCGAGACGAGCCCGTCGACGGACGTCAACAGCGTCAATCCGAACAGCGGTTTCGTCCAGGGCTCGGTCGACTACGGCACCCGGGGCGATGCCGGGGCCGACAACTGA
- a CDS encoding hydrogenase maturation nickel metallochaperone HypA: protein MHEMAITQAVVDAVCEHAAGRRVHQVTVEVGALCAVEPDAMDFCFSLATDETVADGAVLDIVVTPGLARCRACHAELTLEGLILLCPCGSADLDVTSGRELRIKSMEVSDECAQHAGAATTRNR, encoded by the coding sequence ATGCACGAAATGGCGATAACGCAGGCTGTGGTCGACGCCGTGTGTGAGCATGCCGCCGGCCGCCGCGTCCACCAGGTCACCGTCGAGGTCGGCGCGCTCTGCGCGGTGGAACCCGATGCCATGGATTTCTGCTTCTCCCTCGCGACCGACGAGACGGTGGCCGACGGCGCGGTGCTCGACATCGTCGTCACTCCCGGACTCGCACGATGCCGGGCATGTCACGCAGAGCTGACCCTCGAGGGCCTGATCCTGTTGTGTCCCTGCGGTAGTGCCGATCTCGACGTGACGTCTGGTCGCGAGCTCCGGATCAAATCGATGGAGGTGAGCGACGAATGTGCGCAACATGCGGGTGCGGCGACGACGCGCAACCGGTGA
- the hypB gene encoding hydrogenase nickel incorporation protein HypB, with the protein MCATCGCGDDAQPVITVPHQHDHPDQHDHPDHPHRHDHDGHHHHDHAAVTETVTLEQKVLAKNDLIAERNRAWLHERAIVALNMTSSPGAGKTSLIERTIREMSGRFPVSVIEGDQATLLDADRIAATGCDVVQVNTGAGCHLDAQMVGDAIGELDPRPDSLLLIENVGNLVCPALFDLGERLKVVVISVTEGTDKPAKYPHMFAAAGLVVINKIDLSPYVDFDEAICRAHIDSLNPGVPVLALSVTSGIGMPEWYAWLTTSFEVTAGTGRD; encoded by the coding sequence ATGTGCGCAACATGCGGGTGCGGCGACGACGCGCAACCGGTGATCACGGTTCCCCATCAGCACGACCATCCTGACCAGCACGACCATCCCGACCATCCCCACCGGCACGACCATGACGGGCACCACCACCACGACCACGCGGCCGTCACCGAGACGGTCACCCTCGAACAGAAGGTACTGGCCAAGAACGACCTCATCGCCGAACGCAATCGCGCCTGGCTGCACGAGCGCGCCATCGTCGCCCTGAACATGACGAGTTCGCCCGGTGCGGGCAAGACCTCACTGATCGAACGAACCATCCGCGAGATGTCCGGTCGGTTTCCCGTATCGGTGATCGAAGGCGACCAGGCGACACTGCTCGATGCCGATCGCATCGCGGCGACGGGCTGCGACGTGGTGCAGGTCAACACGGGCGCCGGCTGTCACCTCGATGCACAGATGGTCGGTGACGCGATCGGCGAGCTCGATCCACGGCCGGACTCGCTACTGCTGATCGAGAATGTCGGCAACCTCGTGTGTCCGGCGCTGTTCGATCTCGGCGAACGCCTGAAGGTGGTGGTCATCTCGGTGACCGAGGGCACGGACAAACCGGCGAAGTATCCGCACATGTTCGCCGCCGCCGGTCTGGTGGTGATCAACAAGATCGACCTGTCGCCGTACGTCGACTTCGACGAGGCGATATGTCGGGCCCACATCGACTCCCTGAATCCCGGGGTGCCGGTGCTGGCACTGTCGGTGACCAGCGGGATCGGGATGCCGGAATGGTACGCATGGCTTACGACATCGTTCGAGGTCACGGCGGGGACGGGCCGCGATTGA
- a CDS encoding hydrogenase expression protein HypE, protein MPTDAALKAEETLIHVLWINAGLSCDGDSVALTAATQPSIEEIALGSLPGLPRVAVHWPLIDFECGPAGGADDFLEWFWKADRGELEPFVLVVEGSIPNEQLHDEGGYWCGFGNKPGTDQPMTTSEWLTRLAPKATAIVAVGTCATYGGIHAMAGNPTGAMGVPDFLGWDWKSKADIPIVCVPGCPIHPDNLSETLTYLLYMATGQAPMIPLDESLRPTWLFGATVHEGCDRAGYYEEGDFATEYGSPKCIVKLGCWGPVVKCNVPKRGWINGVGGCPNVGGICIGCTMPGFPDKFMPFMDEPPGGKLSSTASGLYGTVIRNLRHVTGKTVEKEPRWRHKGELLETGATRTW, encoded by the coding sequence ATGCCTACCGATGCTGCGCTGAAAGCGGAAGAAACGCTGATCCACGTTCTCTGGATCAACGCAGGACTCAGTTGTGACGGGGATTCGGTCGCGCTGACCGCGGCCACCCAACCCAGTATCGAGGAGATCGCGCTCGGTTCGTTGCCGGGCCTGCCGCGGGTCGCGGTCCATTGGCCGCTGATCGACTTCGAATGCGGTCCCGCCGGGGGCGCCGACGACTTCCTCGAGTGGTTCTGGAAAGCCGACCGCGGGGAACTCGAACCGTTCGTTCTCGTCGTCGAGGGATCGATCCCCAACGAACAGCTCCACGACGAGGGCGGGTATTGGTGCGGCTTCGGGAACAAGCCGGGCACGGATCAACCGATGACCACCAGCGAGTGGCTCACCCGGCTGGCCCCCAAGGCCACTGCGATCGTCGCGGTGGGCACCTGCGCGACCTACGGCGGTATCCATGCCATGGCGGGTAATCCGACCGGGGCGATGGGCGTGCCGGATTTCCTCGGCTGGGACTGGAAGAGCAAGGCGGACATCCCCATCGTGTGCGTTCCAGGATGCCCGATCCATCCCGACAACCTGTCGGAGACGCTGACCTATCTGCTGTACATGGCGACCGGTCAGGCTCCGATGATCCCGCTCGACGAATCACTGCGTCCCACCTGGCTGTTCGGTGCCACGGTCCACGAGGGGTGTGATCGCGCCGGCTATTACGAGGAAGGTGATTTCGCCACCGAGTACGGCTCGCCGAAATGCATCGTCAAGCTCGGGTGCTGGGGACCGGTCGTCAAATGCAATGTGCCCAAGCGGGGTTGGATCAACGGGGTCGGAGGGTGTCCCAACGTCGGCGGGATCTGTATCGGGTGCACGATGCCGGGCTTCCCCGACAAGTTCATGCCGTTCATGGATGAGCCCCCGGGCGGCAAGCTCTCGTCGACGGCGTCCGGACTGTACGGAACAGTGATCCGGAATCTGCGACATGTCACCGGGAAGACCGTCGAGAAGGAACCGCGGTGGCGTCACAAGGGTGAGCTGCTGGAAACCGGAGCAACCCGCACCTGGTAG